A window of the Coleofasciculaceae cyanobacterium genome harbors these coding sequences:
- a CDS encoding NHLP family bacteriocin export ABC transporter peptidase/permease/ATPase subunit, whose translation MVSTNFIRNFILPHNLEQYWQNFLQYFNRRVRTPTLLQIEAVECGAAALGIMLSHYGRIVPLTELRAECGVSRDGSKASNILKAARNYGLDAKGFKKELTQLQNINPPYIVFWNFNHFLVVEGFYQNKVYLNDPASGPRSVCLKEFDESYTGVAMIMQPGAEFRRGGRKLNLALGLWSRLKSDRGALAYCLLAGFFLTFAELVVPVFSQIFVDEILIEERYLWLNPLLVAMTVSVILQGALTLLQLRYLRRLKIKLSVSMSSRFLWHILRLPVGFYAQRFAGEISNRTSLNNDVADVISGELATTAIDAVMIVFYAIIMSQYDLVLTVIVVSFAVVNIFTLQWISRQRKDANQKLLQEYGKAAGASIAALQSIETLKASGLESDFFGRWSGYYTKAINSQQEIGITNQTLAVLPVLLSALASAFLLLVGGLRVMDGYISIGMLIAFQGMMQNFQTPVTNLVNLGGKLQELEGNLIRLDDVLDNPTDSHVENSRTIIENPAQTDLPKLQGYIELRNISFGYSRLEPALIENFNLSIKPGQRIALVGGSGSGKSTVAKLLSGLYEPWSGEMLFDGRAKSQIPHQILTNSLAMVEQDIVLFGGTVADNLTLWDSTIPQKNIRQAFEMQLLKTLSTN comes from the coding sequence GTGGTATCTACTAATTTTATTCGCAACTTCATCTTGCCACATAATCTTGAGCAATATTGGCAAAATTTTCTTCAGTATTTCAATCGGCGAGTCAGAACCCCAACCTTATTACAAATAGAAGCAGTTGAGTGTGGTGCTGCTGCTCTAGGTATTATGCTTAGTCACTATGGACGTATTGTGCCGTTAACCGAACTGCGTGCAGAATGTGGCGTATCTCGTGATGGTAGTAAAGCCTCTAATATTCTTAAAGCAGCGCGAAATTATGGCTTAGATGCAAAAGGTTTTAAAAAAGAACTAACACAACTGCAAAATATAAATCCTCCTTATATTGTATTTTGGAACTTCAATCACTTTTTAGTAGTTGAAGGCTTTTATCAAAACAAAGTTTATCTTAACGATCCTGCTTCTGGTCCTCGTAGCGTCTGTTTAAAAGAATTCGATGAGAGCTATACTGGTGTAGCTATGATAATGCAGCCTGGTGCAGAATTTCGCCGAGGTGGTCGCAAATTAAACCTAGCTTTAGGATTGTGGTCGCGACTTAAAAGCGATCGTGGAGCTTTAGCTTACTGTTTGTTAGCTGGATTTTTTCTTACCTTTGCCGAATTAGTTGTTCCTGTATTTAGTCAAATATTTGTTGATGAGATTTTAATCGAAGAAAGGTATCTTTGGCTCAATCCACTATTGGTGGCAATGACTGTCTCTGTCATACTTCAAGGTGCTTTGACACTTTTGCAGTTAAGATATCTGCGTCGCCTAAAAATTAAGCTGTCGGTAAGTATGTCGAGCCGATTTTTATGGCATATTTTACGTTTGCCCGTTGGTTTCTATGCTCAAAGATTTGCAGGAGAAATCAGCAATCGGACTAGTTTAAACAATGATGTTGCCGATGTAATCTCAGGAGAATTAGCAACTACGGCGATCGATGCAGTGATGATAGTGTTCTATGCCATAATTATGAGTCAGTATGACTTAGTACTTACGGTAATAGTCGTGAGTTTTGCTGTAGTAAATATCTTTACTCTACAGTGGATCTCGCGCCAACGCAAAGATGCTAATCAAAAATTACTCCAGGAATACGGTAAAGCTGCTGGAGCATCGATCGCAGCCCTGCAAAGTATCGAAACTTTAAAGGCATCTGGTTTGGAGTCGGATTTCTTTGGTCGGTGGTCGGGCTACTACACCAAAGCAATCAATTCCCAGCAAGAAATAGGAATTACCAATCAAACCTTAGCGGTATTACCCGTATTGCTGTCAGCTTTGGCTTCAGCTTTTCTACTACTTGTAGGTGGTCTGCGAGTTATGGATGGATATATCAGTATTGGAATGCTAATTGCCTTTCAGGGCATGATGCAAAACTTCCAAACTCCCGTCACCAATTTGGTCAATCTAGGCGGAAAACTTCAAGAATTAGAAGGAAATTTAATTCGTCTAGATGACGTTCTCGATAATCCAACCGATTCCCATGTAGAAAATAGCAGAACCATCATAGAAAACCCTGCTCAGACAGATTTACCTAAGCTACAAGGTTATATTGAGCTGCGAAATATTAGCTTTGGCTACAGCCGTCTCGAACCAGCTTTGATCGAAAACTTTAATTTATCAATTAAACCAGGACAAAGAATCGCTCTAGTCGGTGGCAGTGGTTCTGGTAAATCTACCGTTGCCAAGCTATTGAGCGGGCTTTATGAACCTTGGTCGGGAGAAATGTTGTTTGACGGTCGAGCAAAATCACAAATTCCCCACCAGATTTTGACTAATTCCCTAGCAATGGTAGAGCAAGATATTGTTTTGTTTGGTGGCACAGTCGCCGATAATTTAACCCTGTGGGATTCTACTATTCCCCAAAAAAATATTAGACAAGCTTTCGAGATGCAGTTATTGAAGACGTTGTCAACAAACTAG
- a CDS encoding NHLP bacteriocin system secretion protein, which produces MQNESQIISQYTGRVLETTVSPGQVIEAGTRIANIDIKNLSGKLVGITYFSVEDGKKIQSDMTIQITPQTVKRERFGGIMGDITKVSAFPISKEAAAKVIGNSEVVEGLVSDKEQGVMQVFATPYEDSDTFSGYKWSSSSGPNLKVSSGTTTTVGVKVEDRAPVTFILPILRSISGIY; this is translated from the coding sequence CTGCAAAATGAAAGTCAAATTATTAGTCAATATACGGGACGTGTTTTAGAAACAACAGTAAGTCCAGGACAAGTTATCGAAGCAGGAACTCGTATTGCCAACATAGACATTAAAAATTTATCGGGAAAACTAGTCGGCATTACCTATTTTTCTGTGGAAGATGGTAAAAAAATTCAGTCAGACATGACGATTCAGATCACGCCCCAAACTGTTAAGAGAGAACGTTTTGGTGGCATTATGGGTGATATTACTAAAGTTTCAGCTTTTCCCATCAGTAAAGAAGCTGCTGCTAAAGTAATTGGCAACTCAGAAGTTGTGGAAGGTCTTGTATCTGATAAAGAACAGGGTGTAATGCAGGTATTTGCCACTCCCTACGAAGATTCTGATACTTTTAGTGGCTATAAATGGTCTTCATCTTCTGGACCTAATTTGAAAGTTTCTTCGGGAACGACCACTACAGTTGGAGTCAAAGTAGAAGACAGAGCTCCGGTTACTTTTATCCTACCAATCTTGAGGTCTATCAGTGGTATCTACTAA
- a CDS encoding biotin/lipoyl-binding protein — MPKSTPQKELIHEIRSLQRGYPQISLELFERLMLAKSKAETAIVKYTETAIVKSTDKDFTKLSLSQPKAQNKLFREESLERLASPERLDQLMRVVNPKSWIPLVTLGSVVVATAIWSVVGRIPVTVDGQGVLIYPSKVVPLQTQGSGQLTSLEIEEGDLVHRDILATVDQVDLRKKLQLAQDKLEQLRSQNDHAELIQNQRQNQDTEAIEEQRQTLQERLDLTQSLAPVLKAKGLESIQSDRVSQEEKLKNLQQLLPIFKKRLEIRENLFKQGAISDDVLLEARQQYLDNIASENETKSQLKQLEVQEADALKEYLSSLNDMKDIKAQLQELDSQKAQSTQQDSESSTNRQQEIQVVEREIAQLQ; from the coding sequence TTGCCGAAAAGCACTCCCCAAAAAGAACTAATCCATGAGATTCGTTCTCTGCAAAGAGGCTATCCTCAAATTAGTCTTGAATTATTTGAACGTTTGATGTTAGCAAAGTCAAAAGCAGAGACAGCCATCGTCAAATATACAGAGACAGCCATCGTCAAATCCACAGATAAAGATTTTACTAAGCTAAGTTTATCTCAGCCCAAAGCCCAAAACAAGCTCTTTCGAGAAGAGTCATTAGAACGTTTAGCTTCTCCTGAAAGATTGGATCAATTAATGCGGGTGGTAAACCCAAAAAGCTGGATACCTTTAGTTACTTTAGGTTCTGTAGTTGTAGCTACTGCAATTTGGAGTGTGGTAGGACGTATTCCTGTTACGGTAGATGGTCAAGGGGTGTTAATTTATCCTAGCAAAGTTGTGCCTTTGCAGACTCAAGGTTCTGGACAGCTAACATCTTTGGAAATTGAGGAAGGAGATCTAGTTCACAGAGATATTTTGGCAACGGTTGACCAAGTCGATCTGCGTAAAAAGCTCCAGTTAGCCCAAGACAAATTAGAGCAGTTGCGATCGCAAAATGACCATGCTGAATTAATCCAAAATCAACGTCAAAATCAAGACACCGAAGCAATTGAGGAGCAACGTCAAACTTTACAAGAAAGATTAGATCTTACTCAATCTTTAGCTCCAGTTTTAAAAGCCAAAGGACTCGAATCAATTCAAAGCGATCGCGTTAGTCAAGAAGAAAAGCTAAAAAATCTCCAGCAATTGCTGCCCATATTTAAAAAGAGACTGGAAATTCGCGAGAATTTATTTAAACAGGGAGCGATCTCCGATGATGTGCTGTTAGAAGCAAGACAGCAATATTTAGACAACATTGCTAGCGAAAATGAAACCAAATCTCAATTAAAACAGCTTGAAGTTCAAGAAGCGGATGCTTTAAAAGAATATCTTTCCAGCTTGAACGATATGAAAGATATTAAAGCACAGTTACAGGAACTCGATAGCCAAAAAGCTCAGTCTACCCAACAAGATTCTGAAAGCTCAACCAACCGCCAGCAAGAGATTCAAGTGGTTGAAAGAGAGATTGCTCAATTACAATAA
- a CDS encoding histidine kinase dimerization/phospho-acceptor domain-containing protein: protein MCGESRKHGFEWECRGAILGSTPDLKNTDLLPQLRLLQEQANLAEHASNTVSEREISLLTKKGDRCWLNCSIQTTEFNQQPATLVTATDITRYKQTQERDRQVLEREKKQAYSNMEFASMVSHELRTPLNIISFSSNLLQRHCARWDKNKKQEYLNRIQRGIKTIALLIDEVSITSYKLFAEKHSPKRTNP, encoded by the coding sequence GTGTGCGGTGAAAGTCGCAAGCACGGTTTTGAATGGGAGTGTCGAGGAGCGATCCTCGGCTCGACCCCTGACCTGAAGAACACCGATTTACTGCCACAACTGCGACTTCTACAAGAGCAAGCAAATTTGGCTGAACATGCCTCTAATACGGTTTCTGAGCGCGAAATTAGTCTCCTAACCAAAAAAGGCGATCGATGCTGGTTAAATTGTTCGATTCAAACAACTGAATTCAATCAACAGCCAGCTACTTTAGTAACAGCAACTGATATTACCCGGTACAAGCAAACTCAGGAGCGAGATCGACAAGTTCTTGAACGAGAAAAAAAGCAGGCATACAGTAACATGGAGTTTGCTTCGATGGTTTCCCACGAATTGCGTACCCCACTAAATATAATTTCTTTTTCTAGCAACCTGCTGCAACGGCATTGCGCTCGCTGGGATAAAAATAAAAAGCAAGAATATCTCAATCGAATTCAAAGAGGAATCAAAACGATCGCTCTTTTGATTGACGAAGTTTCGATTACGAGCTACAAGCTATTTGCCGAAAAGCACTCCCCAAAAAGAACTAATCCATGA
- a CDS encoding NB-ARC domain-containing protein, translating into MMIADVSNISAVILHCQISEDNQSKNDPIVCDWNQAPENSFFYGRTSELKILRKWSIEERCRLIAVVGMGGIGKTALSLRCAKNLQHEFEFVIWRQLTNPGGLRKILIELIQMTGARQDNLADEFNSQIDALLRNLRQHRCLIVLDTSPAMFPSGNSAKNYQQEYQDYEQLLKRLGQEQHQSCLMLIAREKPREIALIEGETLPTRTLHLKGLGSEAKDIFRAKSLLDVEKWSDLVEVYRGNPLALKIVANTIKGLFGGKVATFLKQKTIIFGELNDLLDEQFESISTLEEQILYWLVINRQPISLSKLRSQMVIPVATAKLIEALESLLRNSFIERNIVADEVKFSLE; encoded by the coding sequence ATGATGATTGCTGATGTATCTAACATTAGTGCTGTCATACTGCATTGTCAGATAAGCGAAGACAACCAAAGTAAAAACGACCCAATAGTTTGTGATTGGAATCAAGCACCAGAAAATAGCTTTTTTTATGGTAGAACTTCAGAACTAAAAATTTTACGTAAGTGGTCGATCGAAGAACGCTGTCGCTTAATTGCAGTTGTGGGTATGGGGGGGATTGGCAAAACAGCTTTATCTCTGCGCTGCGCTAAAAACCTCCAGCATGAATTTGAGTTTGTAATTTGGCGACAATTAACCAATCCTGGTGGGCTGAGAAAAATATTAATCGAGCTAATTCAGATGACAGGCGCTCGCCAAGATAATTTAGCAGATGAGTTTAATAGTCAAATTGATGCTTTGCTGAGAAACTTAAGACAGCATCGATGTTTGATAGTCCTCGATACTTCTCCAGCAATGTTCCCCAGTGGAAATTCCGCTAAAAATTATCAGCAAGAATATCAAGATTATGAACAGCTTCTAAAACGATTGGGACAAGAACAGCATCAAAGCTGTTTAATGTTAATTGCCAGAGAAAAACCCAGAGAAATAGCTTTAATAGAAGGAGAGACTTTACCAACACGCACCCTGCATCTTAAAGGTTTAGGTTCGGAGGCGAAAGATATTTTTAGAGCCAAAAGCTTGTTGGATGTAGAAAAGTGGTCAGATTTAGTTGAGGTTTATCGTGGCAATCCTCTAGCCTTAAAAATCGTCGCTAATACAATCAAAGGATTATTTGGAGGTAAAGTTGCGACTTTTCTCAAGCAAAAGACGATTATTTTTGGGGAACTAAACGACCTTTTAGACGAACAGTTTGAATCGATATCGACTTTAGAAGAACAGATTCTTTACTGGTTAGTTATTAATCGCCAGCCAATTTCCCTATCCAAGTTGCGATCGCAAATGGTAATCCCCGTGGCAACCGCTAAATTGATCGAAGCCTTAGAATCTTTACTGCGAAACTCTTTTATTGAAAGAAATATCGTCGCCGATGAAGTAAAGTTTTCCTTAGAATAG
- a CDS encoding 4-Cys prefix domain-containing protein, with protein MIYCIIPTCLDRCNPDEREFCHNCGTDLIINERYCLVKPLGKFERCQHTEVFEVNNLGKTKVLKVLTSQRHRLIDLFQ; from the coding sequence ATGATTTATTGTATTATTCCTACCTGCTTAGATCGTTGCAATCCTGACGAACGAGAATTTTGTCACAATTGTGGCACAGATTTAATTATTAATGAACGCTATTGCTTGGTCAAGCCTCTAGGAAAATTTGAGCGATGTCAGCATACCGAAGTTTTTGAAGTTAATAATTTAGGTAAAACTAAGGTTCTTAAAGTTTTAACCAGCCAACGTCACCGTTTGATCGATTTATTTCAGTAA
- a CDS encoding serine/threonine-protein kinase has protein sequence MLRNLAHLDVPQVDTCFTFSLPTSNKKSHCLVMEKVPGDNLEQWLDQNGVLSEAMAIDWLSQLSQFLTQLHQEQILHRNIKPSNIILRPDGKLILIDFGTARRITSTYIEKLPAADVTRVYTSGYTAPEQLKGQAVCKSDFFALGCTLVHLLTGIHPDNLAKNESGHLMWRNRVPHISQELANLIDRLIAPLVSERLQTPQLFLNHLLERELATKDRQAPFNKTRTVKRKMSRVWHDLWKFVAVFSAIAVTIIVLHLI, from the coding sequence ATACTTAGAAACTTAGCACACTTAGATGTTCCGCAGGTTGATACTTGCTTTACTTTTTCATTACCAACCAGTAACAAAAAATCACATTGTCTGGTAATGGAAAAAGTTCCAGGAGACAATTTAGAACAATGGCTGGATCAAAATGGGGTTTTGTCCGAAGCTATGGCAATTGACTGGTTATCACAACTTAGTCAATTTTTAACGCAACTACATCAGGAACAAATATTACACCGAAATATTAAGCCATCTAACATCATACTTCGTCCTGACGGGAAACTGATATTAATTGACTTTGGTACGGCAAGGCGGATTACTTCTACCTATATAGAAAAATTGCCTGCCGCAGATGTTACCAGAGTTTATACTTCTGGATATACCGCACCAGAGCAATTGAAGGGTCAAGCTGTTTGTAAATCCGATTTTTTTGCTTTGGGGTGTACTTTGGTACATCTATTGACGGGTATACATCCCGATAATTTAGCTAAGAATGAAAGCGGTCACCTGATGTGGCGAAATCGAGTACCTCATATTTCTCAAGAACTAGCAAATTTGATTGACCGACTAATCGCACCACTGGTTAGTGAAAGATTGCAAACACCTCAACTATTTTTAAACCACCTACTCGAGCGTGAACTAGCAACTAAAGACCGACAAGCACCATTTAACAAAACCAGAACAGTTAAGCGGAAAATGAGCCGTGTTTGGCACGATTTGTGGAAATTTGTTGCAGTTTTTAGCGCTATAGCTGTTACTATTATCGTATTGCACCTGATTTAA
- a CDS encoding response regulator, translated as MSESILVVEDNSDILLLFKLVLESAGYQVTTLEDGREALTQLETIRPRLIVMDIMMPEISGLQVSRQIKEKPDYQSLPILLVSALDRLQEDQFFHSKADAIMYKPFDLEHLIDKVSELTDAGDRQHHCFEQEEALTKS; from the coding sequence ATGTCTGAATCAATTTTGGTGGTAGAGGACAATAGCGATATTTTATTATTATTTAAGCTGGTATTAGAGTCGGCGGGATATCAAGTCACTACCCTGGAAGATGGGAGAGAGGCATTAACTCAATTAGAAACAATTAGACCGCGGCTAATCGTCATGGATATTATGATGCCAGAAATTAGTGGCTTACAAGTTTCTCGCCAGATTAAAGAAAAGCCCGACTATCAATCCTTACCAATTTTGCTAGTTTCTGCGCTTGATCGTCTCCAAGAAGATCAGTTTTTTCACAGTAAAGCAGACGCTATTATGTACAAACCCTTCGATTTAGAGCATTTGATTGACAAAGTTAGCGAACTCACTGACGCTGGCGACAGACAACATCATTGCTTCGAGCAGGAAGAGGCATTAACTAAGTCATAA
- a CDS encoding GNAT family N-acetyltransferase, translating into MSLIEIIPLEAKHTEDFIQVISAAFNGYPLMDFFFGNAYQRSIEVIGQYLCDRAMIDDSILLGALVQNELQGIILAIPPEANKNKDETAISDLDERFARSLPDEALERMNIYNNLKNANKPPQPHFYVNVLGVHPRSQGMGIGSQLLEHIHILSDKHSKSGGVALDTQTETNVAYYQNLGYQVSSTKNFDRLKHWFMFREKA; encoded by the coding sequence ATGAGTTTAATTGAAATTATTCCTCTAGAAGCCAAGCATACAGAAGATTTTATTCAGGTAATTTCTGCTGCTTTCAATGGCTATCCATTAATGGACTTCTTTTTTGGTAATGCTTACCAGCGATCGATAGAGGTGATCGGACAGTATCTTTGCGATCGCGCGATGATTGATGATTCCATACTTTTGGGTGCTTTGGTTCAAAACGAATTGCAAGGAATTATCTTAGCTATTCCACCAGAGGCAAACAAAAACAAAGATGAAACTGCTATTTCTGACTTAGACGAAAGATTTGCGCGATCGCTCCCAGATGAAGCATTAGAACGTATGAATATTTACAACAATCTTAAAAATGCCAACAAACCCCCACAACCTCATTTTTATGTAAATGTGCTGGGAGTACATCCACGCAGTCAGGGGATGGGTATTGGTAGCCAACTTTTAGAACATATACATATTTTGTCGGATAAACATTCAAAATCTGGTGGTGTTGCTCTCGATACACAGACAGAAACTAATGTAGCTTACTACCAAAATCTTGGCTATCAAGTTTCGTCAACCAAAAATTTTGATCGCCTCAAACATTGGTTTATGTTTCGAGAAAAAGCTTAG
- a CDS encoding cupin domain-containing protein produces the protein MSLPLILQPGEGQSVQIGTSTCTFKATGKDTHGNFGLFEFVMEPGSKGASPHIHKQLTEMFYVVEGEVELNLDDRKVLATPGSFMLVPENTPHGFSNPGQTRAKLLIMFCPAEEREKYFEGLAALTKNGRQPSQEELLELMQKFDQYPVT, from the coding sequence ATGTCGTTACCACTTATTTTGCAACCAGGAGAAGGGCAATCAGTTCAAATTGGTACAAGTACCTGCACTTTTAAAGCGACTGGCAAAGATACTCATGGTAATTTTGGCTTATTTGAGTTTGTTATGGAACCAGGAAGCAAAGGTGCAAGTCCTCATATCCACAAGCAATTGACGGAAATGTTTTATGTAGTAGAAGGTGAAGTCGAACTGAATTTGGACGATCGCAAAGTCCTTGCTACACCAGGAAGTTTTATGCTTGTCCCCGAAAATACCCCTCATGGTTTTTCTAATCCAGGACAAACGCGAGCAAAACTTTTAATCATGTTTTGTCCTGCTGAGGAACGAGAAAAATACTTTGAAGGGTTAGCAGCACTAACTAAAAATGGACGACAACCCAGTCAAGAAGAATTACTGGAATTGATGCAAAAATTCGATCAATATCCAGTTACTTAA
- a CDS encoding RidA family protein has translation MSEHLPEFINPKGLYDPTPNGYSHIAIAPPETRMIYIAGQGGEDKNGNLAADFAVQLKQAFTNLRIALDAIGVHPKQVVKLTTLVVEHNESKLQQLGAEVKAIWGEQTPTQTLIPVSRLALDGMLFEVDAVAAIPNS, from the coding sequence ATGTCAGAGCATTTACCTGAATTTATTAATCCAAAGGGGTTATACGATCCAACTCCAAATGGCTACAGTCATATAGCGATCGCGCCACCAGAGACAAGAATGATTTATATTGCAGGACAAGGTGGCGAGGATAAAAACGGAAATCTCGCGGCTGATTTTGCCGTTCAACTCAAGCAAGCATTTACTAATCTTCGCATCGCTTTAGATGCTATTGGCGTGCATCCAAAACAAGTTGTTAAGCTGACTACACTAGTTGTTGAACATAACGAGTCTAAGCTGCAACAGTTGGGTGCTGAAGTTAAGGCGATCTGGGGAGAACAAACGCCAACACAGACGCTAATTCCAGTATCGAGACTAGCACTGGATGGTATGTTGTTTGAAGTTGATGCGGTTGCAGCCATTCCCAATTCTTGA
- a CDS encoding GTP-binding protein produces the protein MVTTTTNTIPVTVLTGYLGAGKTTLLNRILTYEHGKKVAVIVNEFGEVGIDNQLVIDADEEIFEMNNGCICCTVRGDLIRIIGNLIKRRHKFDHLVIETTGLADPAPVIQTFFVDEDLRDKIALDAVVTVVDAKHIQQHWDADEAQEQIAFADVILLNKTDLVSPEELDELESKIKGMNGMAKIYRTQNSELSMDALLGVQAFNLDRALEIDPKFLKEDAHEHDESVKSFAIVESGEIDGQKLNNWLSQLLQTKGVDIFRMKGILNIAGEDERFVFQGVHMLLDGKPDRPWKEGETRKNELVFIGRNLDEAQLKEDFRQCLV, from the coding sequence ATGGTAACGACAACAACTAATACCATTCCCGTCACCGTACTAACTGGCTATTTGGGTGCAGGAAAAACCACTCTCCTCAATCGCATTCTTACCTACGAACACGGTAAGAAAGTAGCAGTCATCGTTAACGAGTTCGGGGAAGTGGGCATTGATAATCAACTGGTGATTGATGCCGATGAAGAAATCTTTGAGATGAATAACGGCTGTATTTGCTGTACGGTGCGTGGAGACTTAATTCGGATTATTGGTAATTTAATCAAGCGTCGTCATAAATTCGATCATCTGGTAATAGAGACTACTGGTTTAGCCGATCCTGCCCCTGTCATTCAAACCTTCTTTGTCGATGAAGATCTGCGGGACAAGATTGCTTTAGATGCAGTTGTCACCGTCGTCGATGCCAAACATATCCAGCAACATTGGGATGCAGATGAAGCGCAGGAACAAATTGCTTTTGCCGATGTGATTCTCCTCAATAAAACCGATCTTGTTAGCCCTGAAGAATTGGATGAGTTGGAAAGCAAAATAAAAGGGATGAACGGGATGGCGAAAATTTATCGCACTCAAAATTCTGAGTTATCGATGGATGCTTTGTTAGGAGTACAGGCTTTTAATTTAGACCGCGCTTTAGAAATCGACCCCAAATTTTTAAAAGAAGATGCCCACGAACACGATGAATCAGTCAAATCTTTTGCCATAGTCGAATCTGGAGAAATAGATGGACAAAAACTAAATAACTGGTTGAGTCAACTATTACAAACTAAAGGTGTGGATATCTTTCGCATGAAAGGCATTTTAAACATTGCTGGAGAAGATGAACGATTTGTTTTTCAAGGAGTACATATGCTGCTTGATGGCAAACCAGATCGTCCTTGGAAAGAAGGAGAAACCCGCAAAAATGAATTAGTGTTTATCGGTCGCAATTTGGATGAAGCCCAACTAAAAGAGGACTTTAGACAATGTTTGGTGTAG
- a CDS encoding DUF433 domain-containing protein, protein MLKSSLIISVSPDVMGGTPVFTGTRVPVQTLLDYLKAGESIDDFLDGFPTVTREQVIALLEEAGKQVIGLVA, encoded by the coding sequence ATGCTTAAAAGTTCCTTAATTATCAGCGTATCTCCTGACGTTATGGGAGGCACTCCAGTTTTTACTGGTACTAGGGTTCCTGTCCAAACACTGCTGGACTATCTCAAGGCAGGAGAATCCATAGACGATTTCTTGGATGGATTTCCAACTGTGACCAGAGAGCAGGTCATCGCCTTACTTGAAGAGGCTGGAAAGCAGGTTATTGGTCTGGTAGCATAG
- a CDS encoding DUF5615 family PIN-like protein produces the protein MKLLLDECIDRKLAREFPGYEVKTVPQMGCAGVKNGQLLALAETEFDVFITVDRNLSFQQNLPQFNLAVIVLQAPSNRLADLSPLASKVLAILTSAVKGQAIVVST, from the coding sequence ATGAAGCTTCTTTTGGACGAGTGTATTGATCGCAAACTTGCGAGAGAATTTCCTGGCTACGAGGTGAAAACAGTTCCACAAATGGGATGCGCGGGAGTAAAGAACGGTCAACTTCTTGCCCTAGCAGAAACAGAGTTCGATGTTTTCATTACTGTTGATCGCAATTTGTCGTTTCAACAAAATCTGCCCCAGTTTAATCTTGCGGTAATTGTTTTGCAAGCACCATCTAATCGTTTGGCTGATCTGAGTCCTTTAGCTTCAAAGGTGTTAGCCATTTTAACTTCGGCAGTTAAAGGACAAGCTATAGTGGTCAGCACATAA
- a CDS encoding nuclear transport factor 2 family protein, whose translation MSEKNKAILEKGNAAISEGNYEGFVSFCADDTEWTFVGDKILKGKEAVRQWITTEYVEPPKNEVANLIAEGDFVTAMGDITVKEKDGKAVHYSYCDVWRFRGDEIVELTAFVIKTEVK comes from the coding sequence ATGTCAGAGAAAAATAAAGCGATCTTAGAAAAGGGCAACGCGGCTATCTCTGAAGGCAACTATGAAGGATTCGTGTCATTCTGCGCCGACGACACGGAATGGACGTTTGTAGGCGACAAAATCCTGAAAGGAAAAGAAGCCGTTCGCCAATGGATTACAACGGAGTATGTAGAGCCGCCCAAGAATGAGGTCGCTAACTTAATCGCTGAGGGTGATTTCGTCACGGCAATGGGCGACATAACGGTGAAGGAGAAAGACGGGAAGGCGGTTCATTACTCCTACTGCGATGTCTGGCGCTTTCGCGGCGATGAGATCGTCGAATTAACCGCTTTCGTCATCAAAACCGAGGTCAAGTAG